One genomic region from Paramormyrops kingsleyae isolate MSU_618 chromosome 24, PKINGS_0.4, whole genome shotgun sequence encodes:
- the LOC140582216 gene encoding probable ATP-dependent RNA helicase DDX4 isoform X7 has translation METLFAARAPSLTLTRSSKHCHGAQVLNTVGETMEDWEEDNQDTSGGNIVNNAPISSWNSGDYQSKSHGSLNGSESSSWNSSGGSFGGSGRGSGRGSRGGGGGYRGSSASGKGPQVYNEDSCDGDGENNGGGGSRGGSRGGFSSAPSGGSFEGGGRGSRGRSGGGGYRGRDEEVFSDAKGPKVIYVPPLPPEEESSIFAHYETGINFDTYNDMLVEISGHNPPPAIVSFEEAALCESSSRNVMKSGYVKPTPVQKYSIPIAKAGRDLMACAQTGSGKTAAFLLPILQQLMTDGVAANRFSKIQEPEVIIGAPTSELINQINLEARKFAYGTYVWPVVYGGISTGYTICKVFRGCNVLCGTPGCLLDIIGKGKVGLSKIRYLVLDEADRMLDMGFEPDMRRLVSSPGMPPKEQWQTLMFSATFPDDIQKLAADFFKVDYLFLAVGQVGGACSDVEQNLIQVSQFSKRGQLLELLNTTGTERTMVFVETKRKADFIAVFLCQENISATSIHGDRERREREQALGDFRSGKCPVLVATSVATRGLDIEHVQHVVNFDLPTNIDEYVHRIGRTGRCGNTGRAVSFFDPECDTPLARSLVKVLSRAQQEVPSWLEDIAFSAHGTTGFNPRGKAFASVDTRKGGSFQKEEKLQPITQSPAATANDDDEVWD, from the exons ATGGAGACGCTTTTTGCGGCTCGCGCTCCCTCGCTCACCCTCACGCGCAGTTCAAAGCACTGTCACGG GGCACAGGTTCTGAA CACAGTTGGTGAAACCATGGAGGATTGGGAAGAAGACAACCAG GACACTTCTGGAGGCAACATTGTAAATAATG CTCCCATAAGCTCATGGAACAGTGGTGATTACCAGAGTAAAAGTCATGGGAGCCTTAACG GCAGTGAAAGCAGTTCTTGGAACAGTTCTGGAGGCAGCTTTGGCGGGAGTGGAAGGGGCAGTG gtAGGGGCTCgaggggaggaggtggagggtACAGGGGCTCCAGTGCCTCAG GAAAAGGACCTCAAGTGTACAATGAGGACAGTTGTGATGGAGATGGTGAAAATAATG GAGGTGGGGGGTCACGTGGTGGCAGCAGAGGAGGGTTCAGCAGTGCCCCCTCAG GGGGCTCCTTTGAGGGTGGAGGAAGAGGCAGTAGAGGGAGATCTGGAGGGGGAG GATATCGAGGAAGAGATGAGGAAGTGTTTTCTGATGCAAAAG GTCCAAAGGTTATTTATGtacctcctctccctcctgaaGAGGAGAGCTCTATTTTTGCCCACTATGAAACGGGTATCAACTTTGACACATATAATGACATGCTGGTGGAGATCAGCGGGCACAACCCACCACCGGCCATTGTG TCATTTGAAGAGGCCGCGCTCTGCGAGTCATCGAGCAGGAACGTCATGAAATCGGGCTACGTGAAGCCCACGCCGGTCCAGAAGTACAGCATCCCTATCGCCAAGGCGGGACGTGACTTAATGGCATGTGCGCAAACCGGTTCTGGGAAGACG GCTGCCTTCCTGCTGCCCATACTCCAGCAGCTGATGACAGACGGGGTGGCAGCCAACCGCTTCAGCAAGATCCAGGAGCCTGAGGTCATCATCGGGGCCCCAACCAGCGAGCTCATCAACCAAATCAATTTGGAGGCTAGAAAGTTTGCCTATGG GACATACGTGTGGCCTGTCGTCTATGGGGGCATCAGCACAGGCTACACCATATGCAAGGTGTTCCGTGGCTGCAATGTGCTGTGTGGCACTCCTGGCTGCTTGCTGGACATTATTGGCAAAGGAAAG GTGGGACTGAGCAAGATTCGCTACTTGGTGCTGGATGAGGCCGATCGCATGCTGGACATGGGATTCGAGCCAGACATGCGCCGGCTGGTGTCCTCCCCTGGCATGCCCCCCAAAGAGCAGTGGCAGACCCTCATGTTCAGCGCCACCTTTCCTGATGACATCCAGAA GCTTGCTGCCGACTTCTTTAAGGTTGACTACCTCTTCCTGGCTGTTGGGCAAGTCGGTGGTGCCTGCAGTGATGTGGAGCAGAACCTAATTCAGGTCTCCCAATTCTCAAAGAGGGGTCAGCTTCTGGAGCTGCTGAACACAACCG gcaCAGAGCGCACAATGGTGTTTGTAGAGACGAAGAGAAAAGCGGATTTTATCGCAGTATTTCTGTGTCAGGAGAACATATCAGCTACAAGCATTCATGG TGACCGGGAGCGGAGAGAGCGGGAACAAGCCCTGGGTGACTTCCGCTCCGGGAAATGTCCTGTCCTGGTGGCCACTTCCGTCGCCACACGGGGTCTGGACATTGAGCACGTCCAGCACGTGGTCAACTTTGACCTCCCGACTAACATCGACGAGTACGTGCACCGCATTGGCCGGACGGGCCGCTGTGGGAACACGGGCAGAGCGGTGTCATTCTTCGACCCCGAGTGCGACACCCCACTGGCTCGCTCCCTGGTGAAGGTCCTCTCCAGG GCCCAGCAGGAAGTACCGTCTTGGCTGGAAGACATAGCATTCAGCGCACATGGGACAACTGGCTTTAATCCACGTGGGAAGGCCTTCGCTTCTGTCGATACACGCAAA
- the LOC140582216 gene encoding probable ATP-dependent RNA helicase DDX4 isoform X1, whose protein sequence is METLFAARAPSLTLTRSSKHCHGAQVLNTVGETMEDWEEDNQDTSGGNIVNNAPISSWNSGDYQSKSHGSLNGSESSSWNSSGGSFGGSGRGSGRGSRGGGGGYRGSSASGKGPQVYNEDSCDGDGENNGNEDSSWGGAPGGYGGRARGRGGGGSRGGSRGGFSSAPSGGSFEGGGRGSRGRSGGGGYRGRDEEVFSDAKGPKVIYVPPLPPEEESSIFAHYETGINFDTYNDMLVEISGHNPPPAIVSFEEAALCESSSRNVMKSGYVKPTPVQKYSIPIAKAGRDLMACAQTGSGKTAAFLLPILQQLMTDGVAANRFSKIQEPEVIIGAPTSELINQINLEARKFAYGTYVWPVVYGGISTGYTICKVFRGCNVLCGTPGCLLDIIGKGKVGLSKIRYLVLDEADRMLDMGFEPDMRRLVSSPGMPPKEQWQTLMFSATFPDDIQKLAADFFKVDYLFLAVGQVGGACSDVEQNLIQVSQFSKRGQLLELLNTTGTERTMVFVETKRKADFIAVFLCQENISATSIHGDRERREREQALGDFRSGKCPVLVATSVATRGLDIEHVQHVVNFDLPTNIDEYVHRIGRTGRCGNTGRAVSFFDPECDTPLARSLVKVLSRAQQEVPSWLEDIAFSAHGTTGFNPRGKAFASVDTRKGGSFQKEEKLQPITQSPAATANDDDEVWD, encoded by the exons ATGGAGACGCTTTTTGCGGCTCGCGCTCCCTCGCTCACCCTCACGCGCAGTTCAAAGCACTGTCACGG GGCACAGGTTCTGAA CACAGTTGGTGAAACCATGGAGGATTGGGAAGAAGACAACCAG GACACTTCTGGAGGCAACATTGTAAATAATG CTCCCATAAGCTCATGGAACAGTGGTGATTACCAGAGTAAAAGTCATGGGAGCCTTAACG GCAGTGAAAGCAGTTCTTGGAACAGTTCTGGAGGCAGCTTTGGCGGGAGTGGAAGGGGCAGTG gtAGGGGCTCgaggggaggaggtggagggtACAGGGGCTCCAGTGCCTCAG GAAAAGGACCTCAAGTGTACAATGAGGACAGTTGTGATGGAGATGGTGAAAATAATG GTAATGAGGACAGCTCCTGGGGTGGTGCTCCAGGTGGATATGGGGGAAGAGCCAGAGGTCGAG GAGGTGGGGGGTCACGTGGTGGCAGCAGAGGAGGGTTCAGCAGTGCCCCCTCAG GGGGCTCCTTTGAGGGTGGAGGAAGAGGCAGTAGAGGGAGATCTGGAGGGGGAG GATATCGAGGAAGAGATGAGGAAGTGTTTTCTGATGCAAAAG GTCCAAAGGTTATTTATGtacctcctctccctcctgaaGAGGAGAGCTCTATTTTTGCCCACTATGAAACGGGTATCAACTTTGACACATATAATGACATGCTGGTGGAGATCAGCGGGCACAACCCACCACCGGCCATTGTG TCATTTGAAGAGGCCGCGCTCTGCGAGTCATCGAGCAGGAACGTCATGAAATCGGGCTACGTGAAGCCCACGCCGGTCCAGAAGTACAGCATCCCTATCGCCAAGGCGGGACGTGACTTAATGGCATGTGCGCAAACCGGTTCTGGGAAGACG GCTGCCTTCCTGCTGCCCATACTCCAGCAGCTGATGACAGACGGGGTGGCAGCCAACCGCTTCAGCAAGATCCAGGAGCCTGAGGTCATCATCGGGGCCCCAACCAGCGAGCTCATCAACCAAATCAATTTGGAGGCTAGAAAGTTTGCCTATGG GACATACGTGTGGCCTGTCGTCTATGGGGGCATCAGCACAGGCTACACCATATGCAAGGTGTTCCGTGGCTGCAATGTGCTGTGTGGCACTCCTGGCTGCTTGCTGGACATTATTGGCAAAGGAAAG GTGGGACTGAGCAAGATTCGCTACTTGGTGCTGGATGAGGCCGATCGCATGCTGGACATGGGATTCGAGCCAGACATGCGCCGGCTGGTGTCCTCCCCTGGCATGCCCCCCAAAGAGCAGTGGCAGACCCTCATGTTCAGCGCCACCTTTCCTGATGACATCCAGAA GCTTGCTGCCGACTTCTTTAAGGTTGACTACCTCTTCCTGGCTGTTGGGCAAGTCGGTGGTGCCTGCAGTGATGTGGAGCAGAACCTAATTCAGGTCTCCCAATTCTCAAAGAGGGGTCAGCTTCTGGAGCTGCTGAACACAACCG gcaCAGAGCGCACAATGGTGTTTGTAGAGACGAAGAGAAAAGCGGATTTTATCGCAGTATTTCTGTGTCAGGAGAACATATCAGCTACAAGCATTCATGG TGACCGGGAGCGGAGAGAGCGGGAACAAGCCCTGGGTGACTTCCGCTCCGGGAAATGTCCTGTCCTGGTGGCCACTTCCGTCGCCACACGGGGTCTGGACATTGAGCACGTCCAGCACGTGGTCAACTTTGACCTCCCGACTAACATCGACGAGTACGTGCACCGCATTGGCCGGACGGGCCGCTGTGGGAACACGGGCAGAGCGGTGTCATTCTTCGACCCCGAGTGCGACACCCCACTGGCTCGCTCCCTGGTGAAGGTCCTCTCCAGG GCCCAGCAGGAAGTACCGTCTTGGCTGGAAGACATAGCATTCAGCGCACATGGGACAACTGGCTTTAATCCACGTGGGAAGGCCTTCGCTTCTGTCGATACACGCAAA
- the LOC140582216 gene encoding probable ATP-dependent RNA helicase DDX4 isoform X12: METLFAARAPSLTLTRSSKHCHGAQVLNTVGETMEDWEEDNQDTSGGNIVNNAPISSWNSGDYQSKSHGSLNGSESSSWNSSGGSFGGSGRGSGRGSRGGGGGYRGSSASGPQVYNEDSCDGDGENNGGSFEGGGRGSRGRSGGGGYRGRDEEVFSDAKGPKVIYVPPLPPEEESSIFAHYETGINFDTYNDMLVEISGHNPPPAIVSFEEAALCESSSRNVMKSGYVKPTPVQKYSIPIAKAGRDLMACAQTGSGKTAAFLLPILQQLMTDGVAANRFSKIQEPEVIIGAPTSELINQINLEARKFAYGTYVWPVVYGGISTGYTICKVFRGCNVLCGTPGCLLDIIGKGKVGLSKIRYLVLDEADRMLDMGFEPDMRRLVSSPGMPPKEQWQTLMFSATFPDDIQKLAADFFKVDYLFLAVGQVGGACSDVEQNLIQVSQFSKRGQLLELLNTTGTERTMVFVETKRKADFIAVFLCQENISATSIHGDRERREREQALGDFRSGKCPVLVATSVATRGLDIEHVQHVVNFDLPTNIDEYVHRIGRTGRCGNTGRAVSFFDPECDTPLARSLVKVLSRAQQEVPSWLEDIAFSAHGTTGFNPRGKAFASVDTRKGGSFQKEEKLQPITQSPAATANDDDEVWD; this comes from the exons ATGGAGACGCTTTTTGCGGCTCGCGCTCCCTCGCTCACCCTCACGCGCAGTTCAAAGCACTGTCACGG GGCACAGGTTCTGAA CACAGTTGGTGAAACCATGGAGGATTGGGAAGAAGACAACCAG GACACTTCTGGAGGCAACATTGTAAATAATG CTCCCATAAGCTCATGGAACAGTGGTGATTACCAGAGTAAAAGTCATGGGAGCCTTAACG GCAGTGAAAGCAGTTCTTGGAACAGTTCTGGAGGCAGCTTTGGCGGGAGTGGAAGGGGCAGTG gtAGGGGCTCgaggggaggaggtggagggtACAGGGGCTCCAGTGCCTCAG GACCTCAAGTGTACAATGAGGACAGTTGTGATGGAGATGGTGAAAATAATG GGGGCTCCTTTGAGGGTGGAGGAAGAGGCAGTAGAGGGAGATCTGGAGGGGGAG GATATCGAGGAAGAGATGAGGAAGTGTTTTCTGATGCAAAAG GTCCAAAGGTTATTTATGtacctcctctccctcctgaaGAGGAGAGCTCTATTTTTGCCCACTATGAAACGGGTATCAACTTTGACACATATAATGACATGCTGGTGGAGATCAGCGGGCACAACCCACCACCGGCCATTGTG TCATTTGAAGAGGCCGCGCTCTGCGAGTCATCGAGCAGGAACGTCATGAAATCGGGCTACGTGAAGCCCACGCCGGTCCAGAAGTACAGCATCCCTATCGCCAAGGCGGGACGTGACTTAATGGCATGTGCGCAAACCGGTTCTGGGAAGACG GCTGCCTTCCTGCTGCCCATACTCCAGCAGCTGATGACAGACGGGGTGGCAGCCAACCGCTTCAGCAAGATCCAGGAGCCTGAGGTCATCATCGGGGCCCCAACCAGCGAGCTCATCAACCAAATCAATTTGGAGGCTAGAAAGTTTGCCTATGG GACATACGTGTGGCCTGTCGTCTATGGGGGCATCAGCACAGGCTACACCATATGCAAGGTGTTCCGTGGCTGCAATGTGCTGTGTGGCACTCCTGGCTGCTTGCTGGACATTATTGGCAAAGGAAAG GTGGGACTGAGCAAGATTCGCTACTTGGTGCTGGATGAGGCCGATCGCATGCTGGACATGGGATTCGAGCCAGACATGCGCCGGCTGGTGTCCTCCCCTGGCATGCCCCCCAAAGAGCAGTGGCAGACCCTCATGTTCAGCGCCACCTTTCCTGATGACATCCAGAA GCTTGCTGCCGACTTCTTTAAGGTTGACTACCTCTTCCTGGCTGTTGGGCAAGTCGGTGGTGCCTGCAGTGATGTGGAGCAGAACCTAATTCAGGTCTCCCAATTCTCAAAGAGGGGTCAGCTTCTGGAGCTGCTGAACACAACCG gcaCAGAGCGCACAATGGTGTTTGTAGAGACGAAGAGAAAAGCGGATTTTATCGCAGTATTTCTGTGTCAGGAGAACATATCAGCTACAAGCATTCATGG TGACCGGGAGCGGAGAGAGCGGGAACAAGCCCTGGGTGACTTCCGCTCCGGGAAATGTCCTGTCCTGGTGGCCACTTCCGTCGCCACACGGGGTCTGGACATTGAGCACGTCCAGCACGTGGTCAACTTTGACCTCCCGACTAACATCGACGAGTACGTGCACCGCATTGGCCGGACGGGCCGCTGTGGGAACACGGGCAGAGCGGTGTCATTCTTCGACCCCGAGTGCGACACCCCACTGGCTCGCTCCCTGGTGAAGGTCCTCTCCAGG GCCCAGCAGGAAGTACCGTCTTGGCTGGAAGACATAGCATTCAGCGCACATGGGACAACTGGCTTTAATCCACGTGGGAAGGCCTTCGCTTCTGTCGATACACGCAAA
- the LOC140582216 gene encoding probable ATP-dependent RNA helicase DDX4 isoform X5: METLFAARAPSLTLTRSSKHCHGAQVLNTVGETMEDWEEDNQDTSGGNIVNNAPISSWNSGDYQSKSHGSLNGSESSSWNSSGGSFGGSGRGSGKGPQVYNEDSCDGDGENNGNEDSSWGGAPGGYGGRARGRGGGGSRGGSRGGFSSAPSGGSFEGGGRGSRGRSGGGGYRGRDEEVFSDAKGPKVIYVPPLPPEEESSIFAHYETGINFDTYNDMLVEISGHNPPPAIVSFEEAALCESSSRNVMKSGYVKPTPVQKYSIPIAKAGRDLMACAQTGSGKTAAFLLPILQQLMTDGVAANRFSKIQEPEVIIGAPTSELINQINLEARKFAYGTYVWPVVYGGISTGYTICKVFRGCNVLCGTPGCLLDIIGKGKVGLSKIRYLVLDEADRMLDMGFEPDMRRLVSSPGMPPKEQWQTLMFSATFPDDIQKLAADFFKVDYLFLAVGQVGGACSDVEQNLIQVSQFSKRGQLLELLNTTGTERTMVFVETKRKADFIAVFLCQENISATSIHGDRERREREQALGDFRSGKCPVLVATSVATRGLDIEHVQHVVNFDLPTNIDEYVHRIGRTGRCGNTGRAVSFFDPECDTPLARSLVKVLSRAQQEVPSWLEDIAFSAHGTTGFNPRGKAFASVDTRKGGSFQKEEKLQPITQSPAATANDDDEVWD; encoded by the exons ATGGAGACGCTTTTTGCGGCTCGCGCTCCCTCGCTCACCCTCACGCGCAGTTCAAAGCACTGTCACGG GGCACAGGTTCTGAA CACAGTTGGTGAAACCATGGAGGATTGGGAAGAAGACAACCAG GACACTTCTGGAGGCAACATTGTAAATAATG CTCCCATAAGCTCATGGAACAGTGGTGATTACCAGAGTAAAAGTCATGGGAGCCTTAACG GCAGTGAAAGCAGTTCTTGGAACAGTTCTGGAGGCAGCTTTGGCGGGAGTGGAAGGGGCAGTG GAAAAGGACCTCAAGTGTACAATGAGGACAGTTGTGATGGAGATGGTGAAAATAATG GTAATGAGGACAGCTCCTGGGGTGGTGCTCCAGGTGGATATGGGGGAAGAGCCAGAGGTCGAG GAGGTGGGGGGTCACGTGGTGGCAGCAGAGGAGGGTTCAGCAGTGCCCCCTCAG GGGGCTCCTTTGAGGGTGGAGGAAGAGGCAGTAGAGGGAGATCTGGAGGGGGAG GATATCGAGGAAGAGATGAGGAAGTGTTTTCTGATGCAAAAG GTCCAAAGGTTATTTATGtacctcctctccctcctgaaGAGGAGAGCTCTATTTTTGCCCACTATGAAACGGGTATCAACTTTGACACATATAATGACATGCTGGTGGAGATCAGCGGGCACAACCCACCACCGGCCATTGTG TCATTTGAAGAGGCCGCGCTCTGCGAGTCATCGAGCAGGAACGTCATGAAATCGGGCTACGTGAAGCCCACGCCGGTCCAGAAGTACAGCATCCCTATCGCCAAGGCGGGACGTGACTTAATGGCATGTGCGCAAACCGGTTCTGGGAAGACG GCTGCCTTCCTGCTGCCCATACTCCAGCAGCTGATGACAGACGGGGTGGCAGCCAACCGCTTCAGCAAGATCCAGGAGCCTGAGGTCATCATCGGGGCCCCAACCAGCGAGCTCATCAACCAAATCAATTTGGAGGCTAGAAAGTTTGCCTATGG GACATACGTGTGGCCTGTCGTCTATGGGGGCATCAGCACAGGCTACACCATATGCAAGGTGTTCCGTGGCTGCAATGTGCTGTGTGGCACTCCTGGCTGCTTGCTGGACATTATTGGCAAAGGAAAG GTGGGACTGAGCAAGATTCGCTACTTGGTGCTGGATGAGGCCGATCGCATGCTGGACATGGGATTCGAGCCAGACATGCGCCGGCTGGTGTCCTCCCCTGGCATGCCCCCCAAAGAGCAGTGGCAGACCCTCATGTTCAGCGCCACCTTTCCTGATGACATCCAGAA GCTTGCTGCCGACTTCTTTAAGGTTGACTACCTCTTCCTGGCTGTTGGGCAAGTCGGTGGTGCCTGCAGTGATGTGGAGCAGAACCTAATTCAGGTCTCCCAATTCTCAAAGAGGGGTCAGCTTCTGGAGCTGCTGAACACAACCG gcaCAGAGCGCACAATGGTGTTTGTAGAGACGAAGAGAAAAGCGGATTTTATCGCAGTATTTCTGTGTCAGGAGAACATATCAGCTACAAGCATTCATGG TGACCGGGAGCGGAGAGAGCGGGAACAAGCCCTGGGTGACTTCCGCTCCGGGAAATGTCCTGTCCTGGTGGCCACTTCCGTCGCCACACGGGGTCTGGACATTGAGCACGTCCAGCACGTGGTCAACTTTGACCTCCCGACTAACATCGACGAGTACGTGCACCGCATTGGCCGGACGGGCCGCTGTGGGAACACGGGCAGAGCGGTGTCATTCTTCGACCCCGAGTGCGACACCCCACTGGCTCGCTCCCTGGTGAAGGTCCTCTCCAGG GCCCAGCAGGAAGTACCGTCTTGGCTGGAAGACATAGCATTCAGCGCACATGGGACAACTGGCTTTAATCCACGTGGGAAGGCCTTCGCTTCTGTCGATACACGCAAA
- the LOC140582216 gene encoding probable ATP-dependent RNA helicase DDX4 isoform X2 has protein sequence METLFAARAPSLTLTRSSKHCHGAQVLNTVGETMEDWEEDNQDTSGGNIVNNAPISSWNSGDYQSKSHGSLNGSESSSWNSSGGSFGGSGRGSGRGSRGGGGGYRGSSASGPQVYNEDSCDGDGENNGNEDSSWGGAPGGYGGRARGRGGGGSRGGSRGGFSSAPSGGSFEGGGRGSRGRSGGGGYRGRDEEVFSDAKGPKVIYVPPLPPEEESSIFAHYETGINFDTYNDMLVEISGHNPPPAIVSFEEAALCESSSRNVMKSGYVKPTPVQKYSIPIAKAGRDLMACAQTGSGKTAAFLLPILQQLMTDGVAANRFSKIQEPEVIIGAPTSELINQINLEARKFAYGTYVWPVVYGGISTGYTICKVFRGCNVLCGTPGCLLDIIGKGKVGLSKIRYLVLDEADRMLDMGFEPDMRRLVSSPGMPPKEQWQTLMFSATFPDDIQKLAADFFKVDYLFLAVGQVGGACSDVEQNLIQVSQFSKRGQLLELLNTTGTERTMVFVETKRKADFIAVFLCQENISATSIHGDRERREREQALGDFRSGKCPVLVATSVATRGLDIEHVQHVVNFDLPTNIDEYVHRIGRTGRCGNTGRAVSFFDPECDTPLARSLVKVLSRAQQEVPSWLEDIAFSAHGTTGFNPRGKAFASVDTRKGGSFQKEEKLQPITQSPAATANDDDEVWD, from the exons ATGGAGACGCTTTTTGCGGCTCGCGCTCCCTCGCTCACCCTCACGCGCAGTTCAAAGCACTGTCACGG GGCACAGGTTCTGAA CACAGTTGGTGAAACCATGGAGGATTGGGAAGAAGACAACCAG GACACTTCTGGAGGCAACATTGTAAATAATG CTCCCATAAGCTCATGGAACAGTGGTGATTACCAGAGTAAAAGTCATGGGAGCCTTAACG GCAGTGAAAGCAGTTCTTGGAACAGTTCTGGAGGCAGCTTTGGCGGGAGTGGAAGGGGCAGTG gtAGGGGCTCgaggggaggaggtggagggtACAGGGGCTCCAGTGCCTCAG GACCTCAAGTGTACAATGAGGACAGTTGTGATGGAGATGGTGAAAATAATG GTAATGAGGACAGCTCCTGGGGTGGTGCTCCAGGTGGATATGGGGGAAGAGCCAGAGGTCGAG GAGGTGGGGGGTCACGTGGTGGCAGCAGAGGAGGGTTCAGCAGTGCCCCCTCAG GGGGCTCCTTTGAGGGTGGAGGAAGAGGCAGTAGAGGGAGATCTGGAGGGGGAG GATATCGAGGAAGAGATGAGGAAGTGTTTTCTGATGCAAAAG GTCCAAAGGTTATTTATGtacctcctctccctcctgaaGAGGAGAGCTCTATTTTTGCCCACTATGAAACGGGTATCAACTTTGACACATATAATGACATGCTGGTGGAGATCAGCGGGCACAACCCACCACCGGCCATTGTG TCATTTGAAGAGGCCGCGCTCTGCGAGTCATCGAGCAGGAACGTCATGAAATCGGGCTACGTGAAGCCCACGCCGGTCCAGAAGTACAGCATCCCTATCGCCAAGGCGGGACGTGACTTAATGGCATGTGCGCAAACCGGTTCTGGGAAGACG GCTGCCTTCCTGCTGCCCATACTCCAGCAGCTGATGACAGACGGGGTGGCAGCCAACCGCTTCAGCAAGATCCAGGAGCCTGAGGTCATCATCGGGGCCCCAACCAGCGAGCTCATCAACCAAATCAATTTGGAGGCTAGAAAGTTTGCCTATGG GACATACGTGTGGCCTGTCGTCTATGGGGGCATCAGCACAGGCTACACCATATGCAAGGTGTTCCGTGGCTGCAATGTGCTGTGTGGCACTCCTGGCTGCTTGCTGGACATTATTGGCAAAGGAAAG GTGGGACTGAGCAAGATTCGCTACTTGGTGCTGGATGAGGCCGATCGCATGCTGGACATGGGATTCGAGCCAGACATGCGCCGGCTGGTGTCCTCCCCTGGCATGCCCCCCAAAGAGCAGTGGCAGACCCTCATGTTCAGCGCCACCTTTCCTGATGACATCCAGAA GCTTGCTGCCGACTTCTTTAAGGTTGACTACCTCTTCCTGGCTGTTGGGCAAGTCGGTGGTGCCTGCAGTGATGTGGAGCAGAACCTAATTCAGGTCTCCCAATTCTCAAAGAGGGGTCAGCTTCTGGAGCTGCTGAACACAACCG gcaCAGAGCGCACAATGGTGTTTGTAGAGACGAAGAGAAAAGCGGATTTTATCGCAGTATTTCTGTGTCAGGAGAACATATCAGCTACAAGCATTCATGG TGACCGGGAGCGGAGAGAGCGGGAACAAGCCCTGGGTGACTTCCGCTCCGGGAAATGTCCTGTCCTGGTGGCCACTTCCGTCGCCACACGGGGTCTGGACATTGAGCACGTCCAGCACGTGGTCAACTTTGACCTCCCGACTAACATCGACGAGTACGTGCACCGCATTGGCCGGACGGGCCGCTGTGGGAACACGGGCAGAGCGGTGTCATTCTTCGACCCCGAGTGCGACACCCCACTGGCTCGCTCCCTGGTGAAGGTCCTCTCCAGG GCCCAGCAGGAAGTACCGTCTTGGCTGGAAGACATAGCATTCAGCGCACATGGGACAACTGGCTTTAATCCACGTGGGAAGGCCTTCGCTTCTGTCGATACACGCAAA